In Immundisolibacter sp., the genomic window CAGTGCCCGCGCCACCAGGCCGTTGGCGCTGGCCGAGCCGGTGCCGTTGACGTTGGCGAAACGCAGTACGAATTCGTTGACCTTGGCTAGACGCGACATACGCCACCTGCTTGCGGAAGGGTGAGGATGGATTTCTGCATGTCCCAGGCGCCGGTCGGGCAGCGCTCGGCACAGAAGCCGCAGTGCAGGCACAGGTCCTCGTCCTTGACCATGACCCGCCCGGTCGGCACCGGGTCCGACACGTACAGCGGCTGGTCGAGGTTCGTTGCCGGCGCCGTCAGGCGCGTGCGCAGCTCGGCCTCGTCGCCGTTGGTGGTGAAGGTGATGCAGTCTTCCGGGCAGATGTCCACGCAGGCATCGCACTCGATGCATAGGTTCTCGGTGAACACCGTCTGCACGTCGCAGTTGAGACACCGGGCGGCTTCCTTGAGCGCCATTTCGGCGTCGAAGCCCAGCTCCACCTCGACCTTGATGTTCTTCAGAGTCTTGAACTTGTCGGCGTGCGGCACGGCAAGGCGCTGCGTGGCCGCAAAATCGTTGCCGTAGCTCCAGTCGTGCATGCCCATCTTCTGGCTGACCAGGGTCACGCCCTTGGCCGGGCGGTCGGCGTGCAGGTCCTTGCCCTGGCACAGCAGATCCATGGAGATCGCCGCCGCGTGGCCGTGGGCCACCGCCCAGATGATGTTCTTGGGGCCGAATGCCGCGTCGCCGCCGAAGAACACCTGCGGGTGGGTCGACTGGAAGGTGTCGGCGTCGAGCTTGGGCATGTCCCACTGGTCGAATTCGATGCCGATGTCGCGCTCGATCCACGGGAAAGCGTTTTCCTGGCCGATGGCCATCAGTACGTCGTCGCAGGGAATCAGCACCAGCGGTTCGCCGGTCGGCACCAGCCTGCGCCGTCCCTTGTCGTCCCGCTCGGCGCGCATCTTCTCGAACCACACGCCGGACAGGCGGCCGTTGTCGATCTGGAAGGACTTGGGCGCGTGGTAGTCCAGGATCGGGATGCCCTCGTGCATGGCATCTTCCTTCTCCCAGGGCGAGGCCTTCATCTCGTCAAAGCCGCTGCGCACGGTCACGGTGACCTGCTCGCCGCCCAGGCGCAGCGCGGTGCGGCAGCAGTCCATGGCCGTGTTGCCGCCGCCGATCACCACCACGCGCTTGCCGATGGTGTTGATGTGCTCGAAAGCCACCGAGGCCAGCCAGTCGATGCCGATGTGGATGTTGGCGCTGGCCTCCTGACGGCCGGGGATGTCCAGATCCCGCCCGCGCGGCGCGCCGGAGCCCACGAACACCGCGTCGAAACCCTGCTTCAGCAGCCAGCCCATGCTCTGGACCGGCTGGCCGAAGTGGCACTCGACGCCGAAATCCAGAATGCGGTCGACTTCCTCGTCCAGCACCGACTCGGGCAGGCGAAAGGCCGGAATCTGCGTGCGCATGGCGCCGCCGCCGCGCTGATCCTTCTCGTACAGCACCACCTCGTAACCGAGCGGCAGCAGGTCGCGCGCCACCGCCAGTGAGGCCGGACCGGCGCCGACCAGCGCCACGCGCTTGCCGTTTTTCTTGCTCGGAATGGCCGGCAGGCGGTCGCTGATGTCGTCCTTGAAGTCAGCCGCCACGCGCTTCAAGCGACAGATGGCGACTGGTTTTTCCTCCACCCGGCCGCGCCGGCAGGCCGGCTCGCAGGGGCGGTCGCAGGTGCGCCCGAGCACGCCCGGGAACACGTTCGAGAACCAGTTCAGCATGTAGGAGTCGGTGTAGCGCCCGGCGGCGATCAGCCGGATGTATTCGGGCACGTTGGTGTGGGCCGGGCAGGCCCATTGACAGTCGACTACCTTGTGAAAATGTTGCAGGTCGGAGATGTCTGTTTTTTTCAAGGACGGAGACCGCTGGCACGGCAGGGTGGGGGGGACAGAAAATTCCCTTATTGAACCATAAGGCCCCCTGGGGAGGCGCTGAATGAACCCATGCAGGATTTCTCAGCGCCCGCCATCGAAAAGCGTGGTTTTTCGATGGCTCAAAAAATCAATGGCTTGCAGCCACCGATTTTGGCAGCGCGTCCCTGTGCTGCAGGAAACACTGAATACCTCAGCGTTTCCCTATCGGCGCTGTGCGGCGACTCTTTGCCCGGGGCTGGCGCTTCAGCCGCTGAACACCGCCGCGTCGGCGCAGAACGCCTGCATGCCCAGATCGGTCAGTGGATGGTCGGCCACGCCGGCCAGGATGGCGGCCGGCACGGTCAGGATGTCGGCGCCGGCCAGCAGCATTTCGGACACCTGCGCCGGGTTGCGGATGCTGGCGGCCAGCACCTCGCTGCGGATGTCGTAGTGCGCGAACACGGTGACGATTTCCTGCACCAGCCGCGAACCGGAATCCTGCCGCGGGCCACCGCAGGCCACGAA contains:
- a CDS encoding FAD-dependent oxidoreductase; the protein is MKKTDISDLQHFHKVVDCQWACPAHTNVPEYIRLIAAGRYTDSYMLNWFSNVFPGVLGRTCDRPCEPACRRGRVEEKPVAICRLKRVAADFKDDISDRLPAIPSKKNGKRVALVGAGPASLAVARDLLPLGYEVVLYEKDQRGGGAMRTQIPAFRLPESVLDEEVDRILDFGVECHFGQPVQSMGWLLKQGFDAVFVGSGAPRGRDLDIPGRQEASANIHIGIDWLASVAFEHINTIGKRVVVIGGGNTAMDCCRTALRLGGEQVTVTVRSGFDEMKASPWEKEDAMHEGIPILDYHAPKSFQIDNGRLSGVWFEKMRAERDDKGRRRLVPTGEPLVLIPCDDVLMAIGQENAFPWIERDIGIEFDQWDMPKLDADTFQSTHPQVFFGGDAAFGPKNIIWAVAHGHAAAISMDLLCQGKDLHADRPAKGVTLVSQKMGMHDWSYGNDFAATQRLAVPHADKFKTLKNIKVEVELGFDAEMALKEAARCLNCDVQTVFTENLCIECDACVDICPEDCITFTTNGDEAELRTRLTAPATNLDQPLYVSDPVPTGRVMVKDEDLCLHCGFCAERCPTGAWDMQKSILTLPQAGGVCRV